In the Gopherus flavomarginatus isolate rGopFla2 chromosome 6, rGopFla2.mat.asm, whole genome shotgun sequence genome, one interval contains:
- the LOC127053971 gene encoding interferon-induced protein with tetratricopeptide repeats 5-like, protein MSNISKNSLRTVLLQLECHFTWTLLKDDVDLDNLEETICDQIEFLTTKSKLSNYNLLAYVKHMKGNSEEALESLQKAEGEVQTNHADEVDRKSLVTWGNYAWVYYHMNKLQEAQSYIGKVESSCKKLSSASCYKIHLPEIYCEQGWALLKFGIKYYERAKKCFEKALEEEPNNPEFNSGYAIAIYRLEDFLTRGSSGEDSSLEPLRRAVILNPNDTFVMALLALKLQDIDQVKEGEKYIEEALQKTPDLPYLLRYAAKFYRKKGLVEKSLGFLKKALEFTPTSGFLHHQIGLCYRTQLFKMKKATKYPPREQMEELIRFGIFHFKMVVEQKSKFMYAYIDLASMYAEGNQYQEAEDTFQKVFKMEKLTCEEKQQLHYRYGRFQEYHKKSESEAINHYTKGLKIEKNSHERNLCKDALKKLIERRIQRGAADAKNFSILGLIHQLNGEKPQAIRCYEKALALEPDNEESLCSLCDIQLSKEI, encoded by the coding sequence cAATATTTCCAAAAATTCGCTAAGAACTGTCTTGCTGCAACTTGAATGCCATTTTACATGGACTTTGCTGAAGGATGATGTTGATCTTGATAACTTAGAGGAAACAATTTGTGATCAGATTGAGTTTCTAACCACAAAATCCAAACTCAGTAATTATAATCTGCTAGCCTATGTGAAACACATGAAAGGCAACAGTGAGGAAGCTCTGGAAAGTCTACAAAAAGCTGAAGGAGAAGTTCAGACAAATCATGCAGATGAGGTTGACAGGAAAAGTCTTGTTACCTGGGGGAACTATGCTTGGGTCTATTACCATATGAACAAACTTCAAGAAGCTCAATCCTACATAGGCAAGGTAGAAAGCAGCTGCAAAAAGCTCTCAAGTGCATCTTGCTATAAGATTCATCTCCCTGAGATCTACTGTGAACAAGGGTGGGCACTATTAAAGTTTGGAATAAAGTATTATGAAAGAGCAAAGAAATGCTTTGAAAAGGCTCTGGAAGAGGAACCCAACAATCCAGAATTTAATTCTGGCTATGCAATTGCCATATATCGCCTGGAAGATTTTCTTACAAGAGGCTCTTCTGGTGAGGACTCATCACTGGAACCTTTAAGGCGTGCAGTAATACTGAATCCAAATGACACCTTTGTTATGGCACTCCTTGCACTGAAACTTCAGGACATAGACCAAGTCAAAGAAGGAGAAAAGTACATCGAAGAAGCATTGCAAAAAACCCCAGATCTTCCCTATTTATTGCGATATGCTGCAAAGTTTTACAGAAAAAAAGGACTAGTGGAGAAATCACTGGGGTTTTTGAAAAAGGCATTAGAATTTACACCAACCTCTGGCTTCCTGCATCATCAGATAGGTCTTTGCTACAGAACACAgttattcaaaatgaaaaaagctACAAAATATCCACCTAGAGAGCAGATGGAGGAACTGATTCGATTtggcatttttcattttaaaatggtggTGGAGCAAAAATCAAAGTTTATGTATGCCTATATTGACCTAGCAAGCATGTATGCAGAAGGAAATCAATATCAAGAAGCAGAAGACACCTTTCAAAAAGTATTTAAGATGGAGAAACTTACCTGTGAAGAGAAGCAACAACTCCACTACCGCTATGGACGCTTTCAGGAATATCACAAAAAGTCCGAATCTGAGGCCATTAATCATTACACAAAAGGGCTGAAGATTGAGAAAAACTCGCATGAAAGAAACCTGTGCAAAGATGCTCTGAAGAAATTAATAGAAAGGAGAATTCAGAGAGGCGCTGCAGATGCTAAAAATTTCAGTATTCTTGGACTTATTCACCAACTGAATGGAGAGAAGCCTCAAGCAATTCGGTGTTATGAGAAAGCCCTGGCATTGGAGCCTGATAATGAAGAATCCTTATGCTCTCTCTGTGATATACAGCTTTCCAAAGAAATCTAA
- the LOC127054038 gene encoding uncharacterized protein LOC127054038 — translation MRERGHTRDSLQCRVKVKELRQAYQKTKAAKGRSGSAPKTCRFYDELNAILGNSATTNPPLSVDSEVGVVIPATTEDLFDGDDQYDEDQEEEAPAESTEHFIPPNSQDLFLTLTEVPCQPSQGSTPENEAEGPSSAAHFSSLPLASHLRGGGIIRRLRKRRTREDMFTEIMAVTRTERAQQGDWKQLVAKYREAASQREDRRDAKNDVRWQEDQRWRAATLDLLRDQTDILRDMLQELRGFRMPLQPVYNLPQYSPCPTPSRTRRVRTRGGRLSAPAPSTAADTPTRRLSLD, via the exons atgcgggagaggggacataccagggactcgttacagtgccgagtgaaagtgaaagagctcagacaggcgtatcagaagaccaaagcagcaaagggcaggtcaggctctgcccccaaaacatgccggttctacgacgagcttaacgcaatattggggaacagcgcaacgacgaacccccccttgtctgttgattcagaggtgggcgtcgtgattcctgcaactacggaagatttatttgatggcgatgatcagtatgatgaggaccaagaggaggaggctccagcagagagcacagagcattttatccccccaaacagccaggatcttttcctcacccttactgaggttccctgccagccatctcaaggcagtactccagaaaatgaagctgagggaccgtcctctg ctgcacatttctccagcctccctctcgcttctcatctacgtggggggggtatcataagaagactgaggaaaaggaggacgcgtgaggacatgttcaccgaaattatggcagtaacccgtacagagagagctcagcagggagactggaagcaattggtcgcaaagtacagggaggctgccagtcaacgcgaagacaggagggacgccaaaaatgatgtcaggtggcaggaagatcagcgctggcgagcagcaactctggatcttcttcgtgatcagactgacatcctccgcgatatgctgcaagagctccgtggtttcagaatgcccctacagcccgtgtataacctccctcagtactcaccctgtcccacaccttccagaaccaggcgtgtaagaacgcgtgggggaaggctctctgcaccagccccctccaccgctgcggacactccaaccagaaggctttcattagattga